A region from the Acipenser ruthenus chromosome 13, fAciRut3.2 maternal haplotype, whole genome shotgun sequence genome encodes:
- the mlst8 gene encoding target of rapamycin complex subunit lst8 isoform X1 produces MFVVVGKISKGGNLSEYTGVCNNPAKMNANQGTVGSDPVILATAGYDHTVRFWQAHSGVCTRTVQHQDSQVNSLEITPDRSMIAAAGYQHIRMYDLNSNNPNPVINYDGVSKNITSVGFHEDGRWMYTGGEDCMARIWDLRSRNLQCQRIFQVNAPINCVCLHPNQAELIVGDQSGVIHIWDLKTDHNEQLIPEPEVSINSVHIDPDASYMAAVNSSGNCYVWNLTGGIGEEVTQLIPKTKIPAHKRYALRCKFSPDSTLLATCSADQTCKIWRTSNFSLMTELSIKSSNPGETSRGWMWDCAFSGDSQYIVTASSDNLARLWCVETGEIKREYSGHQKAVVCLAFNDSVLG; encoded by the exons ATGTTTGTTGTAGTAGGGAAGATTTCAAAAGGGGGAAATCTCTCAGAGTACACG GGTGTATGCAATAATCCTGCTAAGATGAATGCAAACCAAGGCACTGTGGGCAGCGATCCAGTTATCCTAGCGACAGCTGGGTATGATCACACCGTTCGCTTCTGGCAGGCCCACAGTGGGGTTTGCACCAGGACTGTCCAACATCAAGATTCT CAAGTGAATTCCCTGGAGATCACTCCAGATCGCAGTATGATAGCAGCGGCAG GCTACCAGCACATTCGAATGTATGATCTGAACTCAAATAACCCCAACCCTGTGATCAATTATGATGGTGTCAGCAAGAACATCACTTCGGTGGGGTTTCATGAGGATGGCCGCTGGATGTACACAGGGGGGGAGGACTGCATGGCCAGGATCTGGGACTTAAG gTCACGGAACCTGCAGTGCCAACGGATCTTTCAAGTCAACGCACCTATTAACTGTGTCTGCTTGCATCCAAATCAG gcagAACTTATTGTTGGTGACCAGAGTGGAGTTATTCATATCTGGGATCTTAAAACTGATCACAACGAACAGCTGATTCCAGAGCCAGAGGTTTCAATTAACTCAGTTCATATCGATCCTGATGCCAGCTACATGGCAGCTGTCAACAGCTCA GGAAATTGTTACGTGTGGAATTTGACTGGAGGCATTGGAGAGGAGGTGACGCAGCTGATTCCCAAGACAAAAATACCAGCCCACAAACGATACGCCCTCAGATGTAAATTTAGCCCAGATTCTAC ACTCTTAGCTACTTGTTCTGCTGACCAGACCTGCAAGATATGGAGAACCTCCAACTTCTCTCTGATGACAGAGCTGAGCATCAAGAGCAGTAACCCGGGCGAGACGTCTCGTGGATGGATGTGGGACTGCGCCTTCTCTGGGGATTCACAGTACATTGTCACGG CCTCGTCAGATAACCTGGCCAGGCTGTGGTGTGTGGAGACGGGCGAGATCAAGAGAGAGTACAGCGGTCACCAGAAAGCTGTTGTGTGCCTGGCCTTTAATGACAGCGTCCTGGGGTAA
- the mlst8 gene encoding target of rapamycin complex subunit lst8 isoform X2 — protein sequence MMNKGVCNNPAKMNANQGTVGSDPVILATAGYDHTVRFWQAHSGVCTRTVQHQDSQVNSLEITPDRSMIAAAGYQHIRMYDLNSNNPNPVINYDGVSKNITSVGFHEDGRWMYTGGEDCMARIWDLRSRNLQCQRIFQVNAPINCVCLHPNQAELIVGDQSGVIHIWDLKTDHNEQLIPEPEVSINSVHIDPDASYMAAVNSSGNCYVWNLTGGIGEEVTQLIPKTKIPAHKRYALRCKFSPDSTLLATCSADQTCKIWRTSNFSLMTELSIKSSNPGETSRGWMWDCAFSGDSQYIVTASSDNLARLWCVETGEIKREYSGHQKAVVCLAFNDSVLG from the exons ATGATGAACAAG GGTGTATGCAATAATCCTGCTAAGATGAATGCAAACCAAGGCACTGTGGGCAGCGATCCAGTTATCCTAGCGACAGCTGGGTATGATCACACCGTTCGCTTCTGGCAGGCCCACAGTGGGGTTTGCACCAGGACTGTCCAACATCAAGATTCT CAAGTGAATTCCCTGGAGATCACTCCAGATCGCAGTATGATAGCAGCGGCAG GCTACCAGCACATTCGAATGTATGATCTGAACTCAAATAACCCCAACCCTGTGATCAATTATGATGGTGTCAGCAAGAACATCACTTCGGTGGGGTTTCATGAGGATGGCCGCTGGATGTACACAGGGGGGGAGGACTGCATGGCCAGGATCTGGGACTTAAG gTCACGGAACCTGCAGTGCCAACGGATCTTTCAAGTCAACGCACCTATTAACTGTGTCTGCTTGCATCCAAATCAG gcagAACTTATTGTTGGTGACCAGAGTGGAGTTATTCATATCTGGGATCTTAAAACTGATCACAACGAACAGCTGATTCCAGAGCCAGAGGTTTCAATTAACTCAGTTCATATCGATCCTGATGCCAGCTACATGGCAGCTGTCAACAGCTCA GGAAATTGTTACGTGTGGAATTTGACTGGAGGCATTGGAGAGGAGGTGACGCAGCTGATTCCCAAGACAAAAATACCAGCCCACAAACGATACGCCCTCAGATGTAAATTTAGCCCAGATTCTAC ACTCTTAGCTACTTGTTCTGCTGACCAGACCTGCAAGATATGGAGAACCTCCAACTTCTCTCTGATGACAGAGCTGAGCATCAAGAGCAGTAACCCGGGCGAGACGTCTCGTGGATGGATGTGGGACTGCGCCTTCTCTGGGGATTCACAGTACATTGTCACGG CCTCGTCAGATAACCTGGCCAGGCTGTGGTGTGTGGAGACGGGCGAGATCAAGAGAGAGTACAGCGGTCACCAGAAAGCTGTTGTGTGCCTGGCCTTTAATGACAGCGTCCTGGGGTAA